TCTATACGTTTCCTTGATGGACTAGCCAAAGGCGTCTTCACATCCATCTCGACATGCTTCGCCGTCTGATTTCGCCTTTCCGTCTCCACATCCACCCGGTGAAGGAACCACAGCGAGTACATAGACAGCCCGAAAGCCGTCGTGACGATCTTTGTCGCGAAAACCAGGTTGAGTGGACTCTTGAGGTCGAAAATGCTTGCCAACTGGTCAGGATTGCAGGGGCGCGATGGGCAAATAGTGAGCACTTCCAGAGCGAGCCAGACCATGAAGTTGTAGAAAATCTCGTAGAATGAGGCGAACGCAACTAGCGCGGTTACGAGGAACAGCATGTTTCGGGCCCTCGCGGAAAGCTTGAGAAAATGTTCCTTGTTCGATTCGAGGCCTGCAGCCCAATATACGAAACTGAAGTAGGCAAACCAAGTTATCGGTTTGGCATATAATGGAAAAATCGCGGGGTCGGGCCACTCAGCACTGACGAACTGTATCCCAATTACGGGATTCGTTGTGGCCTGCAGCCCGTAGTAGACGATGAAAGCCATAGCGGTAAGGCCGGATGACCATGATATGATCGACCAGGGTCGTCTTTCGATGAAGGATCGAATCTCAGCAAGACTAAGGCCGCTGGGCTTCCCTTCGGTCATAGGAAACTGGTTCCCAATGGAGAGACTGGAGCCTTATGGCTTTCGTAGATTCAAGAAATGGGGGATTTGGGAGAAAGCGTGTCTCTCCCCTAATCCTATTTGGGCGTCCTTATTGGACGACTTCGCCTGAAGCAAAGCGGTTCGAAACCCGTGTGATCTTTATCTTGATGTGATCTCCGGGTTTGGTGTTTGGTACGAAGACAACAAGACCTTCGACGCGTGCGATTCCTTCACCGCGGCGACTGATCTCCTTGATGTCGACATCGTATTCTTTGCCTTCTTCAACCGGTTTAGGTCCGAATCTGTTCGCACCGCCACCACCGCCATAGCCTCTCCTCTCATAACCCATAGCATCTTCCACCTCCGTTCATCGTTTCTTCCGTTCGTTCGGTTGCTACGGGAGAAAGCAGCAGTCGTCGTTTCGTAACGGCCGCCGGACGATCTCCGGCCAGTCAACCTGACAACAAGAAAAGCGGACACTTGAGAATATAAACATGCTTTCGTTGATGGGCGAGAGGAAACGTAATTCCCTCCTAAAACCTAGTTTGAAAAGCACCTTTCACAATCCGGCTCGCCATGCCTGGAGCCGTTCAGATACTTCCTGTAAGCGGCCTTCCTCTAATCAAACCGGGAGACGACTTGCCACAGATGATAGTTGAAACCATCCGCAAGCTCGGATGGGGAATACGGGAAAAAGACGTACTTGTCATAGGTCAGAAGGCCGTTTCCAAGGCCGAGGGCAGACTTGTCAACCTTGGAGATGTCCGCCCGTCGAAGACAGCCTCGGCCATTGCTCGGAAAACAGGACGAAAACCCGAGTTTGTCCAGATAGTTCTCAATGACTCCAAGCGAGTTGTTAGAGCTGACAAAATGGCTCTGATAGTGACAACAAAACACGGTTGGACCTGCCTGAACGCTGGTGTTGACAAATCGAACGTGAAAGGCGACCAGAACTACGCTCTACTCCCAACAAACCCGGACGCTTCTGCGAGAAAAATCAGAAACAGAATAAGACGACTTACAGGCAAAGATGTTGGCGTAATAATAACCGATACCCACAGTCGACCATTCAGACTGGGACAGGTCGAGGAAACGATTGGAATTGCGGGCCTCAAGCCTCACGCAGACTATAGAGGTCAGAGAGATCTGTTCGGGTATCAGCTAAAATTCAAGAATGTAGCCCTTGCAGACGAAGTGGCCGGCGCAGCTGAACTTGTCATGGGTCAGGGAAGAGAGGCTATTCCGGCAGCCATTGTTCGGGGATTGAAGAGAGTCCGATTCCAAGACCGGGCAAAGAGTTCTGATCTGACCGGACCCGCTGGAGAAGATCTGTTCAAGGGAACATTGTGAAAAGACGAGGCTCAAGTGCAAAACCGAGCAGAACATCCGAGAGGATCCTAGTCACCTATCCAGCGTCT
This window of the Candidatus Bathyarchaeia archaeon genome carries:
- a CDS encoding TRAM domain-containing protein; the protein is MGYERRGYGGGGGANRFGPKPVEEGKEYDVDIKEISRRGEGIARVEGLVVFVPNTKPGDHIKIKITRVSNRFASGEVVQ
- the cofE gene encoding coenzyme F420-0:L-glutamate ligase, with the translated sequence MPGAVQILPVSGLPLIKPGDDLPQMIVETIRKLGWGIREKDVLVIGQKAVSKAEGRLVNLGDVRPSKTASAIARKTGRKPEFVQIVLNDSKRVVRADKMALIVTTKHGWTCLNAGVDKSNVKGDQNYALLPTNPDASARKIRNRIRRLTGKDVGVIITDTHSRPFRLGQVEETIGIAGLKPHADYRGQRDLFGYQLKFKNVALADEVAGAAELVMGQGREAIPAAIVRGLKRVRFQDRAKSSDLTGPAGEDLFKGTL